The following are encoded in a window of Sebastes umbrosus isolate fSebUmb1 chromosome 7, fSebUmb1.pri, whole genome shotgun sequence genomic DNA:
- the fosb gene encoding protein fosB isoform X2: MQLFWKDTKSISPGNSKNTSNGVPFSLGPPGEMYQGFPGDPDSGSRGSSSPSIESQYLSSVDSFGSPPTTSAPQECVSAGAGLSIAGSGPGTSVGGEMPGSFVPTVTAITTSQDLQWMVQPTLVSSQASGQSGSTGTTTMTQPVSLIDPYDMPGPSYSSGSAFTSPSSETPGPAPGPIRHSRARSRRTRDESVSDDGDVGVLLTPEEEEKRRVRRERNKLAAAKCRNRRRELTDRLQSETDILEEEKAELEAEISELHKEKERLEFVLVAHQPTCKISYQEHSQHSSAQLPPLQPQLPPQTLQPPVSILGLAVKEDSFYLPPAYTAHSSSAQSQPPVQQQVQQQPQPGIMQEVEFSSSFYGSSEPAPGGPCHMASDSGGGGVNHDDAAIGSYNTSYTSSFVFTYPEGACGVSANQRNSSSEQSSDSLNSPSLLAL; encoded by the exons ATGCAACTTTTTTGGAAAGACACCAAGAGCATCTCACCGGGGAATAGCAAAAACACCAGCAACG GTGTCCCGTTCTCTCTCGGTCCCCCCGGGGAGATGTACCAAGGCTTCCCCGGAGACCCAGACAGCGGATCCCGTGGAAGCTCCTCTCCATCTATAGAGTCACAGTACCTTTCCTCCGTGGACTCCTTCGGAAGCCCGCCGACCACCAGTGCTCCGCAG GAGTGTGTGTCAGCGGGAGCTGGCTTGAGCATCGCGGGCAGCGGGCCGGGGACCAGTGTTGGAGGGGAGATGCCCGGTTCATTCGTGCCCACCGTCACCGCCATCACCACCAGCCAGGACCTGCAGTGGATGGTGCAGCCAACCCTCGTCTCCTCCCAGGCCTCTGGGCAGAGTGGGTCCACTGGGACCACAACCATGACCCAGCCGGTGTCACTGATTGACCCATATGACATGCCGGGCCCAAGTTATTCCTCAGGGTCTGCATTCACCTCTCCGAGTTCGGAAACTCCGGGCCCGGCTCCGGGCCCTATCCGCCACTCCAGAGCCCGCAGCCGCCGTACACGAGACGAGTCTGTGAGTGACGATGGAGATGTTGGTGTGTTA CTAacacctgaggaggaggagaagaggcgTGTTCGGCGAGAGAGGAACAAGTTGGCCGCCGCCAAATGTAGAAACCGCCGACGAGAACTCACAGACAGACTGCAGTCG GAGACGGACatcctggaggaggagaaggccgAGCTGGAGGCTGAGATCTCTGAGCTGCACAAGGAGAAGGAGCGTCTGGAGTTTGTCCTGGTGGCCCACCAGCCGACCTGTAAGATCTCATACCAGGAGCATTCCCAGCACAGCTCGGCGCAGCTCCCTCCGCTCCAGCCCCAGCTCCCACCCCAGACCTTACAACCTCCGGTCTCCATCTTGGGCTTGGCTGTGAAGGAGGACTCTTTCTATCTGCCTCCTGCCTACACGGCCCATTCGTCCTCCGCACAGTCCCAGCCTCCGGTTCAGCAGCAAGTCCAGCAGCAGCCTCAGCCAGGGATAATGCAGGAGGTAGAGTTTTCTAGTTCTTTCTATGGCTCAAGTGAGCCGGCGCCAGGCGGGCCGTGCCACATGGCCAGCgacagtggtggtggtggtgttaacCATGACGATGCGGCCATTGGCAGCTACAACACCTCATACACATCTTCATTTGTGTTCACCTACCCAGAGGGAGCCTGCGGGGTCAGTGCCAACCAGCGGAACAGCAGTAGCGAGCAGTCATCTGATTCCCTGAACTCGCCTTCGCTGCTGGCGCTCTGA
- the fosb gene encoding protein fosB isoform X3 yields the protein MQLFWKDTKSISPGNSKNTSNGDVALSLVPAGVPFSLGPPGEMYQGFPGDPDSGSRGSSSPSIESQYLSSVDSFGSPPTTSAPQECVSAGAGLSIAGSGPGTSVGGEMPGSFVPTVTAITTSQDLQWMVQPTLVSSQASGQSGSTGTTTMTQPVSLIDPYDMPGPSYSSGSAFTSPSSETPGPAPGPIRHSRARSRRTRDESLTPEEEEKRRVRRERNKLAAAKCRNRRRELTDRLQSETDILEEEKAELEAEISELHKEKERLEFVLVAHQPTCKISYQEHSQHSSAQLPPLQPQLPPQTLQPPVSILGLAVKEDSFYLPPAYTAHSSSAQSQPPVQQQVQQQPQPGIMQEVEFSSSFYGSSEPAPGGPCHMASDSGGGGVNHDDAAIGSYNTSYTSSFVFTYPEGACGVSANQRNSSSEQSSDSLNSPSLLAL from the exons ATGCAACTTTTTTGGAAAGACACCAAGAGCATCTCACCGGGGAATAGCAAAAACACCAGCAACG GTGACGTCGCCCTCTCTCTGGTACCTGCAGGTGTCCCGTTCTCTCTCGGTCCCCCCGGGGAGATGTACCAAGGCTTCCCCGGAGACCCAGACAGCGGATCCCGTGGAAGCTCCTCTCCATCTATAGAGTCACAGTACCTTTCCTCCGTGGACTCCTTCGGAAGCCCGCCGACCACCAGTGCTCCGCAG GAGTGTGTGTCAGCGGGAGCTGGCTTGAGCATCGCGGGCAGCGGGCCGGGGACCAGTGTTGGAGGGGAGATGCCCGGTTCATTCGTGCCCACCGTCACCGCCATCACCACCAGCCAGGACCTGCAGTGGATGGTGCAGCCAACCCTCGTCTCCTCCCAGGCCTCTGGGCAGAGTGGGTCCACTGGGACCACAACCATGACCCAGCCGGTGTCACTGATTGACCCATATGACATGCCGGGCCCAAGTTATTCCTCAGGGTCTGCATTCACCTCTCCGAGTTCGGAAACTCCGGGCCCGGCTCCGGGCCCTATCCGCCACTCCAGAGCCCGCAGCCGCCGTACACGAGACGAGTCT CTAacacctgaggaggaggagaagaggcgTGTTCGGCGAGAGAGGAACAAGTTGGCCGCCGCCAAATGTAGAAACCGCCGACGAGAACTCACAGACAGACTGCAGTCG GAGACGGACatcctggaggaggagaaggccgAGCTGGAGGCTGAGATCTCTGAGCTGCACAAGGAGAAGGAGCGTCTGGAGTTTGTCCTGGTGGCCCACCAGCCGACCTGTAAGATCTCATACCAGGAGCATTCCCAGCACAGCTCGGCGCAGCTCCCTCCGCTCCAGCCCCAGCTCCCACCCCAGACCTTACAACCTCCGGTCTCCATCTTGGGCTTGGCTGTGAAGGAGGACTCTTTCTATCTGCCTCCTGCCTACACGGCCCATTCGTCCTCCGCACAGTCCCAGCCTCCGGTTCAGCAGCAAGTCCAGCAGCAGCCTCAGCCAGGGATAATGCAGGAGGTAGAGTTTTCTAGTTCTTTCTATGGCTCAAGTGAGCCGGCGCCAGGCGGGCCGTGCCACATGGCCAGCgacagtggtggtggtggtgttaacCATGACGATGCGGCCATTGGCAGCTACAACACCTCATACACATCTTCATTTGTGTTCACCTACCCAGAGGGAGCCTGCGGGGTCAGTGCCAACCAGCGGAACAGCAGTAGCGAGCAGTCATCTGATTCCCTGAACTCGCCTTCGCTGCTGGCGCTCTGA
- the fosb gene encoding protein fosB isoform X5, translated as MQLFWKDTKSISPGNSKNTSNGDVALSLVPAGVPFSLGPPGEMYQGFPGDPDSGSRGSSSPSIESQYLSSVDSFGSPPTTSAPQECVSAGAGLSIAGSGPGTSVGGEMPGSFVPTVTAITTSQDLQWMVQPTLVSSQASGQSGSTGTTTMTQPVSLIDPYDMPGPSYSSGSAFTSPSSETPGPAPGPIRHSRARSRRTRDESVSDDGDVGVLLTPEEEEKRRVRRERNKLAAAKCRNRRRELTDRLQSETDILEEEKAELEAEISELHKEKERLEFVLVAHQPTCKISYQEHSQHSSAQLPPLQPQLPPQTLQPPVSILGLAVKEDSFYLPPAYTAHSSSAQSQPPVQQQVQQQPQPGIMQEREPAGSVPTSGTAVASSHLIP; from the exons ATGCAACTTTTTTGGAAAGACACCAAGAGCATCTCACCGGGGAATAGCAAAAACACCAGCAACG GTGACGTCGCCCTCTCTCTGGTACCTGCAGGTGTCCCGTTCTCTCTCGGTCCCCCCGGGGAGATGTACCAAGGCTTCCCCGGAGACCCAGACAGCGGATCCCGTGGAAGCTCCTCTCCATCTATAGAGTCACAGTACCTTTCCTCCGTGGACTCCTTCGGAAGCCCGCCGACCACCAGTGCTCCGCAG GAGTGTGTGTCAGCGGGAGCTGGCTTGAGCATCGCGGGCAGCGGGCCGGGGACCAGTGTTGGAGGGGAGATGCCCGGTTCATTCGTGCCCACCGTCACCGCCATCACCACCAGCCAGGACCTGCAGTGGATGGTGCAGCCAACCCTCGTCTCCTCCCAGGCCTCTGGGCAGAGTGGGTCCACTGGGACCACAACCATGACCCAGCCGGTGTCACTGATTGACCCATATGACATGCCGGGCCCAAGTTATTCCTCAGGGTCTGCATTCACCTCTCCGAGTTCGGAAACTCCGGGCCCGGCTCCGGGCCCTATCCGCCACTCCAGAGCCCGCAGCCGCCGTACACGAGACGAGTCTGTGAGTGACGATGGAGATGTTGGTGTGTTA CTAacacctgaggaggaggagaagaggcgTGTTCGGCGAGAGAGGAACAAGTTGGCCGCCGCCAAATGTAGAAACCGCCGACGAGAACTCACAGACAGACTGCAGTCG GAGACGGACatcctggaggaggagaaggccgAGCTGGAGGCTGAGATCTCTGAGCTGCACAAGGAGAAGGAGCGTCTGGAGTTTGTCCTGGTGGCCCACCAGCCGACCTGTAAGATCTCATACCAGGAGCATTCCCAGCACAGCTCGGCGCAGCTCCCTCCGCTCCAGCCCCAGCTCCCACCCCAGACCTTACAACCTCCGGTCTCCATCTTGGGCTTGGCTGTGAAGGAGGACTCTTTCTATCTGCCTCCTGCCTACACGGCCCATTCGTCCTCCGCACAGTCCCAGCCTCCGGTTCAGCAGCAAGTCCAGCAGCAGCCTCAGCCAGGGATAATGCAGGAG AGGGAGCCTGCGGGGTCAGTGCCAACCAGCGGAACAGCAGTAGCGAGCAGTCATCTGATTCCCTGA
- the fosb gene encoding protein fosB isoform X1, translating into MQLFWKDTKSISPGNSKNTSNGDVALSLVPAGVPFSLGPPGEMYQGFPGDPDSGSRGSSSPSIESQYLSSVDSFGSPPTTSAPQECVSAGAGLSIAGSGPGTSVGGEMPGSFVPTVTAITTSQDLQWMVQPTLVSSQASGQSGSTGTTTMTQPVSLIDPYDMPGPSYSSGSAFTSPSSETPGPAPGPIRHSRARSRRTRDESVSDDGDVGVLLTPEEEEKRRVRRERNKLAAAKCRNRRRELTDRLQSETDILEEEKAELEAEISELHKEKERLEFVLVAHQPTCKISYQEHSQHSSAQLPPLQPQLPPQTLQPPVSILGLAVKEDSFYLPPAYTAHSSSAQSQPPVQQQVQQQPQPGIMQEVEFSSSFYGSSEPAPGGPCHMASDSGGGGVNHDDAAIGSYNTSYTSSFVFTYPEGACGVSANQRNSSSEQSSDSLNSPSLLAL; encoded by the exons ATGCAACTTTTTTGGAAAGACACCAAGAGCATCTCACCGGGGAATAGCAAAAACACCAGCAACG GTGACGTCGCCCTCTCTCTGGTACCTGCAGGTGTCCCGTTCTCTCTCGGTCCCCCCGGGGAGATGTACCAAGGCTTCCCCGGAGACCCAGACAGCGGATCCCGTGGAAGCTCCTCTCCATCTATAGAGTCACAGTACCTTTCCTCCGTGGACTCCTTCGGAAGCCCGCCGACCACCAGTGCTCCGCAG GAGTGTGTGTCAGCGGGAGCTGGCTTGAGCATCGCGGGCAGCGGGCCGGGGACCAGTGTTGGAGGGGAGATGCCCGGTTCATTCGTGCCCACCGTCACCGCCATCACCACCAGCCAGGACCTGCAGTGGATGGTGCAGCCAACCCTCGTCTCCTCCCAGGCCTCTGGGCAGAGTGGGTCCACTGGGACCACAACCATGACCCAGCCGGTGTCACTGATTGACCCATATGACATGCCGGGCCCAAGTTATTCCTCAGGGTCTGCATTCACCTCTCCGAGTTCGGAAACTCCGGGCCCGGCTCCGGGCCCTATCCGCCACTCCAGAGCCCGCAGCCGCCGTACACGAGACGAGTCTGTGAGTGACGATGGAGATGTTGGTGTGTTA CTAacacctgaggaggaggagaagaggcgTGTTCGGCGAGAGAGGAACAAGTTGGCCGCCGCCAAATGTAGAAACCGCCGACGAGAACTCACAGACAGACTGCAGTCG GAGACGGACatcctggaggaggagaaggccgAGCTGGAGGCTGAGATCTCTGAGCTGCACAAGGAGAAGGAGCGTCTGGAGTTTGTCCTGGTGGCCCACCAGCCGACCTGTAAGATCTCATACCAGGAGCATTCCCAGCACAGCTCGGCGCAGCTCCCTCCGCTCCAGCCCCAGCTCCCACCCCAGACCTTACAACCTCCGGTCTCCATCTTGGGCTTGGCTGTGAAGGAGGACTCTTTCTATCTGCCTCCTGCCTACACGGCCCATTCGTCCTCCGCACAGTCCCAGCCTCCGGTTCAGCAGCAAGTCCAGCAGCAGCCTCAGCCAGGGATAATGCAGGAGGTAGAGTTTTCTAGTTCTTTCTATGGCTCAAGTGAGCCGGCGCCAGGCGGGCCGTGCCACATGGCCAGCgacagtggtggtggtggtgttaacCATGACGATGCGGCCATTGGCAGCTACAACACCTCATACACATCTTCATTTGTGTTCACCTACCCAGAGGGAGCCTGCGGGGTCAGTGCCAACCAGCGGAACAGCAGTAGCGAGCAGTCATCTGATTCCCTGAACTCGCCTTCGCTGCTGGCGCTCTGA
- the fosb gene encoding protein fosB isoform X4 gives MYQGFPGDPDSGSRGSSSPSIESQYLSSVDSFGSPPTTSAPQECVSAGAGLSIAGSGPGTSVGGEMPGSFVPTVTAITTSQDLQWMVQPTLVSSQASGQSGSTGTTTMTQPVSLIDPYDMPGPSYSSGSAFTSPSSETPGPAPGPIRHSRARSRRTRDESVSDDGDVGVLLTPEEEEKRRVRRERNKLAAAKCRNRRRELTDRLQSETDILEEEKAELEAEISELHKEKERLEFVLVAHQPTCKISYQEHSQHSSAQLPPLQPQLPPQTLQPPVSILGLAVKEDSFYLPPAYTAHSSSAQSQPPVQQQVQQQPQPGIMQEVEFSSSFYGSSEPAPGGPCHMASDSGGGGVNHDDAAIGSYNTSYTSSFVFTYPEGACGVSANQRNSSSEQSSDSLNSPSLLAL, from the exons ATGTACCAAGGCTTCCCCGGAGACCCAGACAGCGGATCCCGTGGAAGCTCCTCTCCATCTATAGAGTCACAGTACCTTTCCTCCGTGGACTCCTTCGGAAGCCCGCCGACCACCAGTGCTCCGCAG GAGTGTGTGTCAGCGGGAGCTGGCTTGAGCATCGCGGGCAGCGGGCCGGGGACCAGTGTTGGAGGGGAGATGCCCGGTTCATTCGTGCCCACCGTCACCGCCATCACCACCAGCCAGGACCTGCAGTGGATGGTGCAGCCAACCCTCGTCTCCTCCCAGGCCTCTGGGCAGAGTGGGTCCACTGGGACCACAACCATGACCCAGCCGGTGTCACTGATTGACCCATATGACATGCCGGGCCCAAGTTATTCCTCAGGGTCTGCATTCACCTCTCCGAGTTCGGAAACTCCGGGCCCGGCTCCGGGCCCTATCCGCCACTCCAGAGCCCGCAGCCGCCGTACACGAGACGAGTCTGTGAGTGACGATGGAGATGTTGGTGTGTTA CTAacacctgaggaggaggagaagaggcgTGTTCGGCGAGAGAGGAACAAGTTGGCCGCCGCCAAATGTAGAAACCGCCGACGAGAACTCACAGACAGACTGCAGTCG GAGACGGACatcctggaggaggagaaggccgAGCTGGAGGCTGAGATCTCTGAGCTGCACAAGGAGAAGGAGCGTCTGGAGTTTGTCCTGGTGGCCCACCAGCCGACCTGTAAGATCTCATACCAGGAGCATTCCCAGCACAGCTCGGCGCAGCTCCCTCCGCTCCAGCCCCAGCTCCCACCCCAGACCTTACAACCTCCGGTCTCCATCTTGGGCTTGGCTGTGAAGGAGGACTCTTTCTATCTGCCTCCTGCCTACACGGCCCATTCGTCCTCCGCACAGTCCCAGCCTCCGGTTCAGCAGCAAGTCCAGCAGCAGCCTCAGCCAGGGATAATGCAGGAGGTAGAGTTTTCTAGTTCTTTCTATGGCTCAAGTGAGCCGGCGCCAGGCGGGCCGTGCCACATGGCCAGCgacagtggtggtggtggtgttaacCATGACGATGCGGCCATTGGCAGCTACAACACCTCATACACATCTTCATTTGTGTTCACCTACCCAGAGGGAGCCTGCGGGGTCAGTGCCAACCAGCGGAACAGCAGTAGCGAGCAGTCATCTGATTCCCTGAACTCGCCTTCGCTGCTGGCGCTCTGA